In the Deltaproteobacteria bacterium genome, one interval contains:
- a CDS encoding TRAP transporter fused permease subunit, translating to MGGNASSENSGNESGAGQPQAAVSGAVERKFEGVWHRVVQLGMALTSGLVIYWTVNVMADIVIKRSLYLMLTLVLCAVVYPFNRRSSSRVAAVIDAVIVLLAVCGSLYIMVDYNGRFVRLSAPNRWDMFFGITMILIGLDTGRRVIGWSLTVVASATILYAYFGNYVPGSFGHPGFDLATIVSQVFCGLEGYYGMATKFMTLYVVPFIIMGAFLEITGAGDFFMKLAFSLTRRTVGGPAKAAVVGSAFMGSISGSAIANVSSTGVFTIPMMKRVGYRPHIAGAIEAAASTGGQIMPPIMGAVAFIMVEFTQIPYLTIMAVSAAPIILYFFTVGAFIHFEARREGIGIGESWSSEPIPVVLKAGWHFFLSLALIIITMALGYPPAMAALTGIVSLVVVHSIRTRRIDLRLIYRGLVLGGQYSLSIGSIVACIGIVLALVGLTGVGLKVSWLLSDLTHGVPLLAIIFVGLISMVLGMGLPAGPAYIVLAITAGPALTDMGFSLLVAHMIMIWYSIDSAITPPVGLASITAAGIARSDPMKTMLTAFKFAKGLYILPFMFYYRPAILLQGSVGDIVETILSVFFGLIALAACWDGYLIKKTRIIERFLLFLAVAGLLVPGIFWNAVGFALLLSVFFFQKLSLSRSTAPSPGERAAG from the coding sequence ATGGGAGGAAATGCTTCTTCGGAAAACAGCGGGAATGAGAGCGGTGCAGGACAGCCTCAGGCGGCCGTATCCGGGGCGGTAGAGAGAAAATTCGAAGGTGTCTGGCACCGTGTCGTGCAGCTGGGGATGGCCCTGACCTCCGGCCTGGTGATTTACTGGACCGTCAACGTCATGGCCGACATCGTGATCAAGAGATCCCTCTATTTGATGCTGACCCTTGTGCTGTGCGCCGTAGTCTATCCCTTCAACCGGAGGTCTTCATCCCGGGTTGCGGCCGTGATCGACGCGGTTATCGTGCTCCTGGCCGTATGCGGTTCCCTTTACATCATGGTGGATTACAACGGGCGCTTCGTGCGGCTCAGCGCCCCAAACCGCTGGGACATGTTCTTCGGCATCACCATGATCTTGATCGGGCTGGATACTGGGAGGAGGGTCATCGGGTGGTCCCTGACAGTGGTGGCGTCCGCAACGATTCTCTATGCCTATTTCGGTAACTATGTGCCGGGGAGTTTCGGGCACCCCGGTTTCGACCTTGCGACGATCGTCAGCCAGGTCTTTTGCGGCCTGGAGGGCTACTACGGCATGGCCACCAAGTTCATGACCCTGTATGTGGTTCCCTTTATCATAATGGGGGCCTTTCTCGAGATCACGGGCGCGGGCGATTTTTTCATGAAGCTGGCCTTTTCTTTGACCCGTAGGACCGTAGGTGGTCCGGCCAAGGCAGCGGTTGTGGGCAGCGCCTTCATGGGCTCCATTTCCGGCAGCGCCATCGCCAATGTGTCATCCACAGGGGTTTTCACCATTCCCATGATGAAGCGGGTGGGTTACAGGCCCCATATTGCAGGGGCCATCGAGGCGGCCGCCTCCACGGGCGGTCAGATCATGCCCCCCATCATGGGAGCCGTCGCGTTCATCATGGTTGAGTTCACTCAGATCCCTTACTTGACTATCATGGCGGTGTCCGCAGCTCCGATCATTCTCTATTTTTTCACCGTTGGAGCCTTTATCCACTTTGAGGCCCGGCGCGAGGGTATCGGAATCGGGGAGAGTTGGTCCTCGGAACCGATACCGGTGGTGCTGAAGGCGGGGTGGCACTTTTTTCTTTCCCTGGCCCTCATTATCATTACCATGGCCCTGGGCTATCCACCTGCCATGGCGGCGCTTACAGGGATCGTTTCCCTGGTGGTCGTCCATTCCATCAGGACCCGGCGGATCGATCTCCGTCTCATATACCGGGGCCTTGTACTCGGCGGCCAATATTCCCTCAGTATCGGGAGCATCGTTGCCTGCATCGGGATTGTACTCGCCCTCGTGGGACTCACGGGAGTCGGCCTCAAGGTATCCTGGCTCCTTTCCGATTTGACCCACGGAGTCCCCCTGCTGGCCATCATATTCGTGGGCCTGATCTCCATGGTGCTCGGGATGGGACTGCCTGCGGGTCCGGCCTATATCGTCCTTGCCATTACCGCGGGTCCCGCCCTCACGGACATGGGTTTTTCCCTTCTCGTGGCTCACATGATCATGATCTGGTACAGTATCGACTCGGCCATCACGCCGCCGGTAGGGCTCGCATCCATTACGGCGGCAGGAATAGCCCGGTCCGATCCCATGAAAACGATGCTGACGGCCTTCAAGTTCGCCAAGGGCCTGTATATCTTGCCCTTCATGTTCTACTACCGGCCCGCGATTCTTCTCCAGGGTTCAGTCGGTGACATTGTTGAAACCATCCTCTCCGTTTTCTTCGGACTTATTGCCCTGGCAGCCTGCTGGGATGGTTATCTCATAAAAAAAACACGCATTATCGAGCGTTTTCTTCTCTTCCTGGCAGTGGCGGGGCTCCTTGTGCCGGGTATCTTCTGGAACGCCGTGGGCTTCGCCCTATTACTCTCGGTGTTTTTCTTCCAGAAGCTGAGTCTTTCAA
- a CDS encoding TAXI family TRAP transporter solute-binding subunit yields MKKGFAVGTILFAILCLAAVASAGTANLSISTGSMGGGFYAIGGGMAEYISKHVPGVRCTAVTSGGVDENINRLDMGKADIGLVSTGDSHMAFRGMKPYKKKYNKMRGMGILFANWGEPYTLKKSGIKTYLDLKGKTVCGGAPGGSMHKLFFDWVRIHGLDPEKDMKIVFLPGKAAVEALKMGRIDAAMEIAAIPTPNLTELSLTHKIEIIRFAPGYREKLVKAMPKYLPMVIPAGTYRGINEDIETVGMAALWACRADLPDDLVYKLVKSIYSPEGLTYLGKVHPAGKGIKLENAAKWAPIPFHPGAEKFFREAGVLK; encoded by the coding sequence ATGAAGAAAGGTTTTGCCGTAGGGACAATATTGTTTGCGATCCTGTGTCTCGCTGCCGTCGCGTCGGCGGGAACAGCAAACCTTTCCATCTCCACGGGTTCAATGGGGGGTGGATTTTACGCCATAGGCGGTGGCATGGCCGAATACATCTCCAAACACGTGCCGGGGGTTCGCTGCACCGCCGTGACTTCCGGGGGCGTGGACGAAAACATCAACCGCTTGGACATGGGAAAGGCCGACATCGGTCTTGTCAGCACCGGTGATTCACACATGGCCTTCAGGGGTATGAAACCTTACAAGAAGAAGTACAATAAGATGCGGGGTATGGGGATACTCTTTGCCAATTGGGGGGAGCCCTACACCCTGAAAAAGAGCGGGATCAAGACCTATCTGGATCTGAAAGGAAAAACCGTCTGTGGAGGGGCGCCTGGAGGATCGATGCACAAGCTTTTTTTTGACTGGGTCAGGATCCACGGCCTGGACCCCGAAAAAGACATGAAGATTGTGTTTCTTCCCGGAAAGGCCGCTGTGGAGGCCCTGAAGATGGGGCGCATCGACGCTGCAATGGAGATCGCCGCCATTCCCACCCCCAACCTTACCGAACTCAGCCTGACCCATAAAATAGAGATCATTCGTTTTGCTCCGGGTTACCGGGAAAAGCTCGTGAAGGCCATGCCGAAGTACCTGCCCATGGTCATTCCGGCCGGGACCTACAGGGGGATCAATGAGGATATCGAAACCGTGGGTATGGCCGCCCTTTGGGCCTGCCGGGCCGATCTTCCCGATGATCTCGTCTATAAGCTGGTCAAGTCCATTTACAGTCCCGAGGGCCTCACCTACCTGGGAAAAGTCCACCCGGCGGGAAAGGGCATTAAGCTCGAAAACGCCGCTAAGTGGGCCCCTATCCCCTTTCACCCCGGTGCGGAGAAGTTTTTCAGAGAAGCGGGGGTTTTGAAATAG
- a CDS encoding 4Fe-4S binding protein, with translation MGIHWIDHQACNGCGICEKICPQDVIRLHPDTKKAMIAYLRDCQSCFLCELECPGKAIQVTPYRERRAVLPW, from the coding sequence ATGGGTATCCACTGGATTGATCATCAGGCCTGTAACGGTTGCGGGATTTGCGAAAAGATTTGTCCCCAGGATGTCATTCGCCTGCACCCTGATACCAAGAAGGCGATGATCGCCTATCTCAGAGACTGCCAGAGTTGTTTTCTGTGTGAGTTGGAGTGCCCTGGAAAGGCGATCCAAGTCACGCCTTACCGGGAAAGAAGGGCGGTTTTACCCTGGTAA
- a CDS encoding FAD-binding protein, with translation MQEFQSDILVIGGGAAGCFAAIKARDSGATVLLVDKGYVGKSGCSKFAAGSFKCFIPHEDDYDLWFGKAVEEGCYMNDQDWTRIHLQEVYQRALELDAWGVPFLKDGQGRFDRLEGQGSSDERPIKTMMFEGPALMDVLRKTTRGHGVKILDKTMVTHLIHDASHPERVAGALGFDIKSGEVSLFKAKAVILAAGAQAFKSHYAYQKMVTGDAHCMGIRAGAEVSNYEFCCHHLSCADFDTTGMNVLQGVGARFVNARGETYMRKYDPEYGDHAAMNRLSAGMACEVRLGNGPIYFDFSEFDEKTLSYFKKTLPIMYRAFERAGYIRDGKIRERVEWVSVNMGNVGYGGGLTINTDCETTVEGLYAAGDATCGPASGVEGFCAYAIPFATTSGARSGWAAARYVREIGDPVLSREEIGVFSEELVLPLRRSSGYDPDYAVLEVQQLLFPMDIYILRHRERLEASLNRLMDIRDHVVPHLKAHDPHCLRMAVEAANMVTCGELFLRAALARTESRGSHLREDFPDTDNKGWLKWVILRKEKGGITVSTRNIPIDRYPMKPPKERYTHPIIRVMEGHRDSEMPWR, from the coding sequence TTGCAGGAGTTCCAATCCGATATTTTGGTGATAGGCGGTGGTGCTGCGGGTTGTTTCGCAGCCATCAAGGCCCGTGATTCGGGGGCGACTGTTCTTCTCGTAGACAAAGGGTATGTTGGGAAAAGCGGCTGCAGCAAGTTCGCAGCAGGATCATTCAAGTGTTTCATCCCCCATGAAGACGACTATGATCTCTGGTTCGGTAAGGCCGTGGAGGAAGGCTGTTACATGAACGACCAGGATTGGACCCGGATTCACCTACAAGAGGTCTACCAGCGGGCCCTTGAACTGGATGCCTGGGGAGTTCCCTTTCTCAAGGACGGACAGGGCCGTTTCGACAGGCTGGAAGGCCAGGGATCCTCGGACGAACGACCCATCAAGACCATGATGTTTGAAGGGCCCGCGCTCATGGATGTCCTCCGAAAGACGACCCGCGGCCATGGGGTGAAGATCCTTGACAAGACCATGGTGACCCACCTGATCCATGATGCCTCACACCCGGAACGGGTCGCCGGTGCCCTGGGTTTCGATATTAAGAGCGGGGAAGTGAGCCTTTTCAAGGCAAAGGCCGTTATCCTGGCTGCGGGCGCCCAGGCATTTAAGTCCCATTACGCCTACCAGAAGATGGTGACCGGGGATGCCCATTGTATGGGCATTCGCGCCGGGGCGGAGGTGTCGAACTATGAATTTTGCTGCCATCACCTTTCCTGCGCGGATTTCGACACAACGGGCATGAATGTCCTCCAGGGAGTGGGCGCTCGGTTCGTCAATGCCCGGGGTGAGACTTACATGAGAAAGTACGACCCGGAATACGGGGACCATGCGGCCATGAACCGACTTTCCGCCGGCATGGCCTGTGAAGTCCGTCTCGGAAACGGTCCCATTTATTTTGATTTCAGTGAATTTGACGAAAAAACCCTCTCCTATTTCAAGAAGACCCTCCCCATCATGTATCGTGCCTTCGAGAGGGCGGGGTATATTCGAGACGGCAAGATAAGGGAACGGGTGGAGTGGGTCAGTGTGAACATGGGAAATGTGGGGTATGGAGGAGGACTTACCATCAACACCGATTGCGAGACCACTGTTGAGGGACTTTATGCGGCGGGGGACGCCACCTGCGGGCCCGCCTCCGGGGTGGAAGGGTTTTGTGCCTATGCTATTCCCTTCGCGACGACCTCCGGAGCCCGGAGCGGGTGGGCGGCCGCCCGATATGTGAGGGAAATCGGGGACCCGGTTCTTAGCAGGGAAGAGATCGGGGTCTTTTCAGAAGAGCTGGTCCTGCCACTAAGAAGGTCCAGCGGATATGATCCCGATTACGCCGTATTGGAGGTTCAGCAACTTCTCTTTCCCATGGATATCTACATCCTCCGCCACCGTGAAAGGCTGGAAGCCAGCCTGAACCGTCTCATGGATATCCGGGATCATGTCGTCCCGCACTTGAAAGCCCACGATCCCCATTGCCTGCGAATGGCCGTCGAAGCCGCCAACATGGTCACATGCGGCGAGTTGTTCCTCCGGGCCGCCCTCGCGAGGACGGAAAGCCGCGGATCTCATCTAAGGGAGGACTTTCCCGATACCGATAACAAGGGATGGCTGAAATGGGTCATCCTTCGGAAAGAGAAGGGCGGTATCACGGTTTCGACCCGGAATATTCCTATTGACCGCTACCCCATGAAACCCCCTAAGGAGCGCTATACTCATCCTATCATCCGTGTGATGGAAGGACACCGGGATTCGGAAATGCCCTGGCGTTAA
- a CDS encoding UbiD family decarboxylase, producing the protein MQQGIRDYIDRLLSARLLMSVDREVDPRLEIPAWMKAAERTGKAVMFNQVKHPPFRMINNLLGSRNAAALLFGVTPEEVTRTWVERVRHPFDPKLVRSSPVKEVIKKGSEVDLETLPIVTHCLKDAGPFITAGIVIARDPDTGIRNVSVNRMQLKGRNRLGIRMMPPQHLGIIHQRSEQRGHNLEVAVAIGNHPFEFLAAAASVPFETDEFSIAGALREEPLELVKCETVDLEVPACAEIVLEGEVLAGVREPEGPFGDFMQYHVPVMDNPVFEVKAMTHRADPIYQTVQAGSLEDTHYLALSREARIYEAVAGVADVRAISLVPTILGCAISIRKRFEGEPKNVAAAAFGAYSWLKYCVVVDHDVDVFDMNDVWWAMVTRNRPDKGLLIMENALGFPRDPHDIHRSKLGIDATAPLNQWDEFERKTIPEIGEFDERDSWASLWKGSS; encoded by the coding sequence ATGCAACAGGGAATTCGAGACTATATTGACCGCCTTCTCTCGGCCCGTCTCCTCATGAGCGTGGATAGGGAAGTCGATCCGCGCCTGGAAATCCCGGCCTGGATGAAGGCGGCGGAAAGAACGGGAAAGGCCGTCATGTTCAACCAGGTGAAGCACCCTCCTTTCAGGATGATCAACAATCTCCTGGGATCCAGGAATGCGGCCGCCCTACTTTTCGGGGTAACGCCCGAGGAGGTCACCCGTACATGGGTGGAGCGTGTAAGACATCCCTTTGATCCAAAGCTCGTCCGGTCAAGCCCGGTGAAGGAAGTCATCAAAAAGGGAAGCGAGGTGGATCTGGAAACCCTTCCCATCGTAACCCATTGTCTGAAGGATGCCGGGCCGTTCATCACCGCCGGCATCGTCATTGCGAGGGATCCCGACACAGGGATCCGGAATGTCTCGGTAAACCGTATGCAATTGAAGGGCAGGAACAGGCTCGGGATCCGCATGATGCCTCCCCAGCATCTGGGGATCATCCACCAGAGAAGCGAACAGAGGGGTCACAACCTGGAAGTGGCCGTAGCCATAGGAAACCACCCCTTCGAATTTCTCGCCGCAGCCGCCAGCGTGCCATTTGAAACGGACGAGTTCAGCATCGCAGGCGCCCTGCGGGAAGAACCCCTCGAACTCGTCAAATGCGAGACCGTAGATCTCGAAGTTCCGGCTTGCGCGGAGATCGTCCTCGAAGGAGAAGTCCTCGCCGGAGTACGGGAGCCTGAAGGGCCCTTCGGGGACTTCATGCAATACCATGTCCCTGTGATGGACAACCCCGTCTTCGAGGTCAAGGCCATGACCCACCGGGCCGATCCCATCTACCAGACCGTTCAGGCCGGATCCCTGGAAGACACACACTATTTGGCCCTCTCCAGAGAGGCCAGGATCTATGAGGCCGTGGCGGGAGTGGCCGATGTACGGGCGATCAGCCTGGTTCCCACGATCCTGGGGTGTGCAATATCGATACGCAAACGTTTTGAGGGTGAACCGAAGAATGTCGCCGCCGCTGCCTTCGGGGCCTATTCCTGGCTCAAGTACTGCGTGGTGGTGGACCACGATGTTGACGTATTCGACATGAACGACGTATGGTGGGCGATGGTGACCCGGAACAGGCCCGACAAGGGCCTCCTCATCATGGAAAACGCCCTCGGTTTTCCCCGGGACCCTCACGACATTCACCGCTCAAAATTAGGCATTGATGCCACGGCTCCCCTTAACCAATGGGATGAATTCGAACGAAAAACCATCCCGGAAATCGGAGAGTTCGACGAACGGGACTCTTGGGCGAGCCTATGGAAGGGTTCAAGTTGA
- a CDS encoding molybdopterin-dependent oxidoreductase, whose translation MEKKYTTCHLCSGGRPIVANVSRGRLVSAGMRPGASKEYHYFCPKLRAAQDIVYSPDRLKTPLLKVIREGTPSWKEVSWDEALDFVAERLESIRTLYGPQALCWLTGQVPDYGAPWDYANRFMSAFGSPNVIGNGSICHAAREMGHVFTYGAMTYPDYRNARCIFIWGKNDRNCNPAGYNLILESRKKGAKLIVVDPIRTRLASRADLWLQIKPGCDGLLAMAMIHVMLAEGLYDQEFVREWTVGFDLLERAAREYSPEAVARRIWLEPAQIREAARLYAGSKPACLADGNGLDMHLCVTQAVRAICILRALSGNLDKKGGDLIPTPLPVRDIKLKERLPDNLEPISSGYPLFRAYHGARGDHTLGAVLDAILEERPYPIKSLILQGTNPAVTMAHSARVLEALRKSEFTVVMDLFMTRTARFAHVVLPVTTPFETTQLNLKAMDGHHVYLQQQVADWYENCWPDWKIVFELGRKMGFKKEFPWAEVEEAIDFQLEPTGLSVDLLGKHPDGVVYEEIRYEKYKTGGFHTPTGKVELFSERFREQGYPPLPEFSGLADNPMSFSDQGDDFPFIGISGARSKAFVHSQYRNIPSLLKYDPEPFVDIHPGDAERLGICDGERVKIESPNGSIKMRARISDVVHPGSVRIAWGWGELDPEYSINNLTDDSQCDPVTSTTSNRCFMCRVVREA comes from the coding sequence ATGGAGAAAAAGTATACCACTTGTCATCTATGCTCAGGCGGCCGCCCGATCGTGGCCAATGTATCCCGGGGAAGGCTCGTGTCAGCCGGGATGCGTCCCGGAGCATCCAAAGAATACCATTATTTCTGCCCGAAATTGAGGGCCGCGCAGGACATCGTTTATTCTCCCGATCGATTAAAAACACCCCTCCTTAAGGTGATCCGTGAAGGAACACCTTCGTGGAAGGAAGTCTCCTGGGATGAGGCCCTGGACTTCGTGGCCGAAAGGCTCGAATCCATCCGAACTCTATACGGTCCCCAGGCCCTTTGCTGGCTCACAGGACAGGTCCCGGACTACGGAGCACCCTGGGATTATGCGAATCGATTCATGAGCGCCTTCGGATCCCCCAACGTCATCGGGAACGGATCCATCTGCCACGCCGCCAGGGAGATGGGCCACGTCTTCACATACGGCGCCATGACCTACCCCGATTACAGGAATGCAAGGTGCATTTTTATCTGGGGAAAGAACGACAGAAATTGCAATCCCGCAGGCTACAATCTCATCCTCGAATCCAGGAAAAAAGGGGCCAAGCTCATCGTGGTGGATCCGATCCGGACCCGACTGGCTTCCCGGGCCGATCTCTGGCTGCAGATCAAGCCGGGATGTGACGGACTCCTGGCCATGGCCATGATTCACGTCATGTTGGCCGAGGGGCTTTACGATCAGGAATTCGTCAGGGAATGGACAGTGGGTTTCGATTTGCTGGAAAGGGCCGCCCGTGAATATAGCCCCGAGGCGGTGGCCCGCCGAATCTGGCTGGAACCCGCACAGATCAGGGAGGCCGCCAGGCTTTATGCCGGGAGTAAACCTGCATGTCTTGCAGACGGAAACGGTCTGGACATGCACCTCTGCGTCACCCAGGCCGTGCGTGCGATTTGCATCCTTCGGGCCCTCAGCGGAAATCTCGACAAGAAGGGAGGGGATCTCATCCCGACCCCCTTGCCCGTGAGGGACATCAAACTAAAGGAAAGGCTTCCCGATAACCTTGAACCGATCAGTTCCGGATATCCTCTTTTCAGGGCCTATCACGGTGCAAGGGGAGATCACACCCTTGGAGCCGTGCTGGATGCCATACTGGAAGAACGTCCTTACCCGATCAAGTCCCTCATCCTCCAGGGGACCAATCCCGCCGTCACCATGGCCCATTCAGCGAGAGTGCTGGAGGCTCTCAGGAAGAGTGAATTCACCGTAGTGATGGACCTCTTCATGACCCGCACCGCACGGTTCGCCCATGTGGTGCTTCCGGTGACCACACCATTTGAAACGACCCAGCTCAATCTCAAGGCCATGGACGGCCATCACGTTTACCTCCAGCAACAGGTCGCGGACTGGTATGAAAACTGCTGGCCCGACTGGAAGATCGTCTTTGAACTGGGCAGAAAAATGGGCTTCAAGAAAGAATTCCCCTGGGCCGAGGTCGAGGAGGCGATAGATTTTCAGCTTGAGCCTACCGGCCTGAGCGTGGACCTCCTGGGGAAGCACCCGGATGGGGTGGTGTACGAAGAGATACGATACGAAAAGTATAAGACCGGGGGATTTCACACCCCGACGGGCAAGGTGGAGCTTTTTTCCGAGAGATTCAGGGAGCAGGGCTATCCTCCCCTCCCTGAATTCAGTGGATTGGCGGACAATCCCATGAGCTTTTCAGATCAAGGAGACGATTTTCCCTTTATCGGCATCAGCGGCGCTCGTTCCAAGGCCTTCGTTCATTCCCAATACAGGAACATTCCTTCTCTCTTAAAATACGACCCGGAACCCTTCGTGGACATCCACCCCGGGGATGCGGAAAGATTAGGTATATGCGACGGGGAACGGGTCAAGATCGAATCCCCCAATGGATCCATCAAAATGCGCGCGAGGATCTCCGACGTGGTCCATCCCGGTTCAGTACGCATTGCCTGGGGCTGGGGAGAACTGGATCCGGAATACAGCATCAACAATTTGACCGACGACTCCCAGTGTGATCCGGTTACGAGCACAACCTCGAACCGCTGTTTCATGTGCAGGGTGGTTCGGGAGGCATGA
- a CDS encoding thioredoxin family protein codes for MIRRTLLFVLLIVFSLTAVCIASERTVRVEILHSRDRYPAGERYPILVRLDIKKPWSIHGPRRAEDGVIPTALTFSAPPGLMVEEIRFPEPERRKLEFSPQPVELYSGEVRVRATLRIGEGTEPGLKNLKVSLSYQPCSSVACLPPEMISLTVPLHVAAPGAPSRALNGDLFQAEMKKGEGRWYPAGMGVSRAGAGLFWTLLGVFLGGLALNLTPCIYPLIPITVSYFGGRNRSAGGNPLLHSICYIAGLALTNSVLGVSAALSGSLLGSALQNPFTLIFVAGVLLAMGLSFLGLWKFRLPASFGRLASRNYGGSWGAFFMGLTLGVLAAPCLGPFILGLLTYVGKTGDPFLGFLYFFVLSLGLGLPLSVLAFFSGASKKLPVSGDWMVWIQKFLGWVLIGTAAYVLTPLVPPGRFQAGLMGLIGVLAGIHLGWLDRTGRSLRGFPWIKRGMGLALVAAALFYTLWAVPEKTGVQWIPYDPEKILQAAREGRPVILDFYADWCGPCKALDRTVFQDAEVRELSRDIVFMRLDLTRRRPFQEEVLSRYGIKGVPTVLFLDREGRERRSLRIESYVDKAVFLSRARHLLGETAKAR; via the coding sequence GTGATACGCCGCACTCTACTCTTTGTCCTGCTGATCGTTTTCTCCCTGACCGCAGTATGCATTGCCTCGGAGCGGACCGTTCGGGTGGAGATCCTCCATTCCCGGGACCGGTACCCGGCCGGGGAACGGTACCCCATCCTGGTCAGGCTGGATATCAAGAAACCCTGGTCCATCCATGGGCCCCGGCGGGCGGAGGACGGGGTAATTCCAACGGCGCTGACTTTTTCCGCCCCCCCCGGCCTCATGGTGGAGGAAATCCGTTTCCCAGAGCCGGAGCGGAGAAAACTTGAATTTTCGCCTCAACCCGTGGAGCTTTATTCCGGAGAGGTCCGCGTCAGGGCCACGCTCCGGATCGGCGAAGGGACCGAACCCGGTCTCAAGAATCTAAAGGTGTCCCTTTCCTATCAGCCTTGTTCCTCCGTCGCATGCCTTCCTCCAGAGATGATCTCCCTGACCGTTCCCCTTCATGTAGCGGCCCCGGGGGCCCCTTCCCGGGCTCTCAACGGAGACCTGTTTCAGGCTGAGATGAAGAAAGGGGAGGGAAGATGGTATCCGGCCGGAATGGGTGTCAGTAGGGCTGGGGCGGGTCTTTTTTGGACTCTCCTGGGGGTATTCCTGGGTGGGCTCGCCCTTAATCTGACTCCTTGCATCTACCCCCTGATCCCTATCACGGTCTCCTATTTCGGGGGGAGGAACCGTTCGGCCGGGGGAAATCCCCTGCTGCACTCGATCTGTTACATCGCAGGACTGGCCCTTACCAACTCCGTTCTCGGGGTTTCTGCCGCCCTCTCCGGCAGCCTGCTGGGTTCAGCGCTGCAAAATCCCTTCACGCTCATTTTCGTCGCCGGCGTCCTCTTGGCCATGGGCCTGAGTTTCCTGGGATTATGGAAATTCCGGCTGCCTGCCTCCTTTGGCAGGTTGGCCTCCAGGAATTACGGGGGATCCTGGGGGGCTTTCTTCATGGGATTGACCCTCGGAGTCCTGGCCGCTCCGTGCCTTGGGCCCTTCATCCTGGGGTTGCTCACTTACGTGGGTAAAACCGGGGATCCCTTCCTGGGGTTCCTTTACTTTTTCGTGCTCAGCCTGGGGCTGGGGCTCCCCCTTTCCGTCTTGGCCTTTTTTTCAGGGGCCTCGAAGAAACTCCCCGTTTCAGGGGACTGGATGGTCTGGATACAAAAATTTTTGGGGTGGGTGCTCATCGGGACGGCGGCTTATGTGCTGACTCCCTTGGTGCCCCCGGGAAGGTTCCAGGCGGGTCTCATGGGGTTGATCGGGGTCCTGGCAGGGATCCATCTCGGGTGGCTGGACCGGACCGGGAGATCCCTCAGGGGATTTCCGTGGATCAAGCGGGGGATGGGCCTGGCACTGGTGGCGGCGGCGCTGTTTTACACCCTGTGGGCCGTACCGGAAAAGACAGGTGTCCAATGGATCCCCTATGATCCCGAGAAGATTTTGCAGGCTGCCCGGGAGGGCCGTCCCGTGATCCTGGATTTTTATGCGGACTGGTGCGGCCCCTGTAAGGCCCTGGATCGGACCGTGTTCCAGGATGCGGAGGTGCGGGAACTGAGTCGGGATATCGTCTTTATGCGCCTCGACCTCACAAGACGCCGTCCCTTCCAGGAAGAGGTCCTGTCCAGGTATGGTATCAAAGGGGTACCCACAGTATTGTTCTTGGACCGGGAGGGCAGGGAAAGGCGATCCCTCCGTATCGAGTCTTACGTGGACAAGGCGGTTTTCCTCTCACGGGCCAGGCATCTGTTGGGGGAGACTGCCAAGGCCCGATGA
- a CDS encoding HDIG domain-containing protein — protein MIPSREQCYRFMDAYRMRDNIRNHSIMVEKVASLIARGLREEGFDVSLEKVCAGALMHDIAKTRCLETGEDHAALGARICRENGLEEIAAIVGEHVVLRSFDPREGIRGGEIVYYADKRVNHDKIVSLDERLEYLLRRYGRNNGTIQKRIRANIDLARRVEDKLFARLPFAPEDVETLIKERPGSREVDPFPWSAHPVSKG, from the coding sequence ATGATACCCTCGAGAGAGCAGTGTTACAGGTTCATGGATGCCTACCGGATGAGAGACAATATCAGAAACCATTCCATTATGGTGGAAAAGGTGGCCTCCCTCATAGCGCGGGGTCTTCGGGAGGAAGGTTTTGATGTCTCCCTGGAAAAGGTGTGTGCAGGGGCGTTGATGCATGATATCGCCAAGACCCGATGCCTTGAGACCGGGGAAGATCATGCCGCCCTGGGGGCGCGTATTTGCCGGGAGAACGGGTTGGAGGAGATCGCCGCTATTGTGGGGGAGCATGTTGTGTTAAGGTCCTTTGATCCCAGGGAGGGGATCAGGGGGGGTGAAATCGTTTACTACGCCGACAAGAGGGTCAATCACGACAAGATCGTAAGCCTCGATGAAAGGCTGGAATACCTCCTTCGCCGTTATGGTCGAAACAATGGGACCATTCAGAAGCGTATCCGGGCCAACATAGACCTGGCAAGGAGGGTGGAGGACAAATTGTTTGCCCGGTTGCCTTTCGCCCCTGAAGATGTGGAAACCTTGATCAAAGAACGGCCTGGTTCAAGGGAAGTGGATCCTTTTCCCTGGTCCGCTCATCCGGTTTCTAAGGGTTAG